The Aureitalea marina genome includes a window with the following:
- a CDS encoding tRNA (guanine-N1)-methyltransferase — translation MRKKTLVLLYIFLMLGAILLAQETTETGNTLDDQFTDVIDNSNRYQDYKVVKIYKLNALKKSVMDSLAAIEKDLNTAQDTIAAKDNTIGGLSANLKSTQDELAVSREKENGISLFGILLTKSTYNTIMWSSIGLLLLLLVVTVVRFRQSNAVTRESKLKLAEVEEEYEDYRQRTLDREQQLRRKLQDEINKQKKN, via the coding sequence ATGAGAAAAAAGACCCTCGTACTACTTTATATTTTCCTGATGTTAGGAGCCATTTTACTTGCCCAGGAAACTACTGAAACAGGGAACACTTTGGACGACCAATTCACCGATGTGATCGATAATTCCAATCGGTACCAAGATTACAAAGTGGTCAAGATCTATAAATTAAATGCGCTAAAGAAGAGCGTCATGGATTCTCTTGCGGCCATCGAAAAGGATCTCAATACAGCCCAGGATACCATAGCGGCTAAGGATAATACCATTGGCGGACTAAGTGCAAATCTCAAATCCACCCAGGACGAATTGGCTGTATCTCGAGAAAAAGAGAATGGAATTTCCCTGTTCGGCATACTGCTTACCAAATCCACTTACAATACCATAATGTGGTCTTCAATTGGTCTGCTGCTATTGCTTCTTGTAGTGACTGTAGTTCGCTTCAGACAGAGCAATGCTGTTACCAGAGAATCAAAACTGAAACTAGCTGAGGTAGAGGAGGAATATGAAGATTATCGTCAGCGAACCCTGGACCGAGAACAACAACTCCGAAGAAAGCTACAGGACGAGATCAATAAGCAAAAGAAAAACTAA